A region of the Brachyhypopomus gauderio isolate BG-103 chromosome 11, BGAUD_0.2, whole genome shotgun sequence genome:
ATACTTTACCAAGGTGTTTAAAGAATGTGCCATTTGTTTTATTAATTTAACTACATTGGTAGTGTCTTGAAGCACAAAACTGGTGTCGTGTCTGATTTTGAACCAAACGTAGTGAACATAGTCATGTCCTGTACAAAGCAGAAAGGTGCTATTTGCACACAAACAGCTGTTTTTGTGCTGTGTGAGGATATTCCTCTCTTTTAGAGTCCAGAGGGACACACGGGTAACGCTATTCTAACCTGGTTTGGTTCTGTTATCGGTACATCACCCAAAGAATGTTACATAAAGAACAAAGCCAGCCAAGTCCAGCACAAGATTGCTGAAGCGTGAAGAGCCAGGCACAGTCTAGACTAGTCAGGTGGACATGAGCAGGGAGATTCCCAGAAAGGGCTAAGGAAGCCCCGCTGTCCTGAACAACAGTGTTCCAAAACAGGAAACTGCGCTCTGCATCGGATGTGCAGCTGTCATTTTGTTGTTGTCTTTAATTTTACTAAAGTAACATAAAAAATTCCCCAAGTCTAAATTCGCAGTGCCCGATTGATTTTAGTGGTCACAAATGTTCATGGAAATGTTTTGACGGTTGTGGTGTCATTAGGAAATAACTTCTCATTGCAACTTTTTCCCTGACCTACATTAGTTCGGATTTGTCAACCACActctttgttttattttggaTCTTTATTCCAACTTTAATCTTGCTTCTGCAAAAAGGTAGTATGCCATTGTTGCTGTGAATGTGAATTCATGCCGTACGATGAGGAACTAAGGTAGCAGGTTTGCCTAAAATACAATGATTGTTTAGTGGACACTTAACATGTGTAGCAAAGTGATATGTAACTGAATCCCTAAATGGATAACTTAAAATCTGGTTTGATATGTTCACTTGGGCAACAGACGTGTCTTTGTTGAGACAGGAAGTCATACATAAATCAATGTTTTTATTAATCCATTAATGTCCATCTTCAAATATTACCAGTCAAATAATTGAATTATTGGTGTTAAAATAACTAACGCTGTTGCCTTTTTCTTTTGCCTAGACATAACATCTGGCAGGCTGCCCCTGTTGGACCGGTGTCTGCTTCAGTGACGTTTCGACCTGCTTCAATGAGCCACACCAGTGCCACTGAGCCCCCCTGAACACTAAGGCTAAATAATGTCATCTGACCAGGCTTGGTTTTGCTGCAACTTAAGCAGGGACTTTGAATTCTCTGACTTTCATTGGTGTCTGTATTGTAGAGCACATATAtagtacagtatatatacagtatactggGCTTTTTGGGGAACATGTGGTTAGCATTGGGGAGGGCGGGGAACATCTGTCACAGGGCTATTAATATCTATTTTCTTAGGGGGAAGTGGGTTATATATGAGCAGGACTTTTCAAGGCTGTAAAACTGCTGAAGGTGCTCAGTTATACATAATATCCCCAGGTCGTCTTTTAATGTTTTAAGTTTGATATGTAATTTTAAAAGTGACAATAGCCATTATACAGGTTTGAGACCTGGACCATCTAACTTttgatcccccccccctctctatcttttttttttaaactacaGTATGTATGCTTTTTTTCTCATAATAGTCTATTTATTAAAACGTTTACAAAGATGGAAACATATTGCATTTTTATGTTacattgatttatttgcttTTTGTGAGTATGCATTGTTTCTGAATTGGAGCATTAATGACGCCTTAAATGATTACAGTCTCAAACTTGTGCTGAGTCACTGCTTCCTGTCTCCTGTACTTTCTCTTGGACACGCAGGCCAAAAACCTTTTTTTAGATTCCACGACTTGCATGTATTGGGGAAAGGGCAGAGGGATGAACTTTGCTATGAAAATGATCATTCTACGACTGGAACGTTTGCTGAAAATGACTGCTTATAAGGCCTTTTTAATCCACTAAAAGAATATCACACAGTGCAAGTGTTGAATTTATAATTCTACACCAGGAACTAAAATTGAAAACATAAATCTTTCAGCAGGCTTCTAGTAATGTGACCTTCCCTAAGAGTCCCAAACATCTTGGTTAATTATGAAGGACAATTTGAAATGTATGAATTGAAGCTGTATGATGGAAAAAAGGTTTTTCCATCTTAAAGACATGATTGCTTAATGAGCTCAAAACGAGACCAGTAACGCATATTCATTATCTAACTAAACATGTTATTCCAGTATCATTGGTTGGTAATTAGATTTACATTGAAAAGTTTTCCTGTAGTTTTCGCTGCATGTGGATGTTAACGAGAAAATAGAATTTCAGTTCAAGAGACGCTGGAACGACTAAGTTAAGCAGCTTCAAGCCTCTCAAATAATATAACGTATAGTCTTTGAATGAGTCGTTTATTTACATAAATTAATACATAAATGAAATATTTACTGCTTTATTTTATTCTTCAGTCCTATAGAGGGCAGTGTATACCCGCTTATATTGTCTGTAAGCATTTAACCATTTATTCTTGTACTGGTCCAGCAATCTCTTTTATCGGGCTTGAGACGCCAAATCATGTAATTCTGCTTTACACAATTAGGTGTACAGCATATAATTATCGTTGTAAAGATTTTAAACGATTCTGGTATTTCCAAAGTACGTGTATTCCGTTAAGAACCAGACTCGGTGGTTGCAGAAAACGTTTATGCGCAATaagatacttttattttgaaggggAATTTTGTAAACAGTGTCCGCCATTTCCCCCACATTGTACACCTTCCCTGTTTCTTCCCCCTAAATTGCAGTTCCTATATGAACAGCGGCAAACATAATCACAATGAAGACGGTGTTTGTCACAGTGGGAACGACTTCTTTTGATGACCTGATAGTCAATATAACGTCAAGTGAGGTCGTAAAGGTAATGTAAAAAGTTAGTTAATAACATTCAGGGTACAAGAAGGAACTGACAGCTAGCTAGCGTTAGCTATGTGACTATAAAACATCCTAAATGTCATTTGGCTGGCGAGCAGAACATATAGAAAATACAGTTAACTAGTTATAATTTTACCATATGCCTGATTAGACGGGCACAAACACTAAACAATAGCTTAACGAATCTCTATTTCAGACAGTTTTGTCACTGTTCTCATTTGTGACTCTTTAAGGCCTTGTTGGATCTTGGATATACAGACGTGGTGCTGCAGGTTGGCCGGGGGTCAGTTGCCCCAGACCCACGGAGTTGCCCCGGCCTGAGGGTGGAGGCCTTCAGCTTTAAAGAGTCCATATCCGACAACATCCAGCTCGCTGATTTGGTCATTAGTCATGCTGGTGGGTGCTTTGATGTGTTCATGAACATTAATGTATAACACATAATGTGTTATTAACATTCCCACTGGACTTCCGTGGGGTTTTCATCAGTGGGATTTCATGTTTTCTTCAAGGAGCTGGCAGCTGTTTGGAGGCCCTTGGCGCTGGCAAGCCTCTCCTTGTAGTGGTCAATGACAAGTTAATGGACAACCATCAACTCGAGCTCGCCAAACAGCTGCAGGCAGAATCACACCTGCTCTACTGCACCTGCAGGTTTGGTGCAGATGGGTTACTTCACACAAATTCACTAAAGAATCATTCGGGGGTCTCATTTTATTAAATGTGTGCTCTTAGCGACAGATGTCAGACCACATGTCAGATTTCTCGGGTTATACCTCTATACTTCATTGATTTAGGTCAATCTTGCAGCAGATATTAACAATTGTCTTGTTTTATATATGTCTACATAGATGGTATGTTTTTACTAACTGATGTTTATCCTCTTTTTAAACTTCcttttgattttgttttattttatttcagcaCTCTGCTGCAAACCCTCAGGAATATGGACTTGTCTACTTTGGTGCCGTTTCTGCCTGGTCAGCCTCAGAACTTTGCAAACTTTCTGGACAAAGCTGTTGGACTTGTCTGAGCGTTGCCAGCTTGTATCGTGGTAAACATCAACGTGGAAGTGGACTGCATAGTGAACCATGTTCATTTAGAATATTGTTGTTAAGGAATGCaatggttttgtttttcttctgcCAAGGACAG
Encoded here:
- the LOC143526685 gene encoding UDP-N-acetylglucosamine transferase subunit ALG13 isoform X1 is translated as MKTVFVTVGTTSFDDLIVNITSSEVVKALLDLGYTDVVLQVGRGSVAPDPRSCPGLRVEAFSFKESISDNIQLADLVISHAGAGSCLEALGAGKPLLVVVNDKLMDNHQLELAKQLQAESHLLYCTCSTLLQTLRNMDLSTLVPFLPGQPQNFANFLDKAVGLV
- the LOC143526685 gene encoding UDP-N-acetylglucosamine transferase subunit ALG13 isoform X2, encoding MKTVFVTVGTTSFDDLIVNITSSEVVKALLDLGYTDVVLQVGRGSVAPDPRSCPGLRVEAFSFKESISDNIQLADLVISHAAGSCLEALGAGKPLLVVVNDKLMDNHQLELAKQLQAESHLLYCTCSTLLQTLRNMDLSTLVPFLPGQPQNFANFLDKAVGLV